One Gemmatimonadota bacterium genomic region harbors:
- a CDS encoding phytanoyl-CoA dioxygenase family protein — MMSISRILEKLKRDGFYVVKNVIPEDEVDTVRQAIVAAQAQKHAESEAALAATRARGHRVGAEGVASLRQVINETQIFAPYLASRKMMDVVDALFGPYARVSCTDCVINYPGNDRGYWHADWPYNATNASHVPAPYPDALLHLSSIWMLTAFNEKNGGTFLVPGSHRWLDNPAAGGMDDVDQDAPYPSEMQVKGAAGSVLIYDSRLWHAVASNQSDQPRVALIVRYAPWWLNLNPSHIGKPEHEMMVVETGGKNYESIPLQKEVYDGLPEDVKPLYRHWVEQ; from the coding sequence ATGATGTCGATTTCTCGTATTCTCGAAAAACTCAAGCGCGATGGGTTTTACGTGGTTAAAAATGTGATTCCCGAAGATGAGGTGGATACCGTGCGGCAAGCCATAGTGGCAGCACAGGCGCAAAAACACGCAGAGTCAGAGGCGGCACTGGCAGCAACCCGGGCGCGGGGACATCGCGTTGGCGCAGAAGGTGTGGCGAGTTTGCGGCAGGTGATTAATGAGACGCAGATTTTCGCACCTTATCTGGCAAGTCGAAAGATGATGGATGTGGTGGATGCGCTGTTTGGACCTTATGCGCGCGTTTCTTGCACGGATTGTGTGATCAATTATCCGGGCAATGATAGGGGGTACTGGCACGCGGATTGGCCGTATAATGCGACCAATGCGTCTCATGTTCCTGCGCCGTATCCCGATGCGTTATTGCATTTGTCGTCTATCTGGATGTTGACGGCGTTTAATGAGAAAAATGGCGGGACATTTCTCGTGCCGGGCAGTCATCGATGGCTCGATAATCCGGCGGCAGGTGGGATGGACGATGTGGATCAGGATGCGCCGTATCCCTCCGAGATGCAGGTGAAGGGCGCAGCGGGCAGTGTGCTGATTTACGATAGTCGATTGTGGCATGCAGTGGCATCAAATCAGAGTGACCAACCGCGCGTGGCTTTGATTGTGCGCTATGCCCCGTGGTGGTTGAATTTGAATCCGTCGCATATTGGCAAACCCGAGCACGAGATGATGGTGGTGGAGACAGGTGGCAAGAATTACGAATCTATACCATTGCAAAAGGAGGTGTACGACGGGTTGCCGGAAGATGTGAAGCCTTTGTACCGTCACTGGGTTGAACAATAG
- a CDS encoding phytanoyl-CoA dioxygenase family protein has translation MTPEQKYFFDLTGYLHLEGVVTGDALAQAQAAADRYMQVSDEDLPPGFHVNRLRNHFIWHLYGFAFDRVLEALTQHPKVWPIVKALMNDRPRLTSGNLMVNNHTHEFHPLHSARESPSKGPEAPYYLARDGKCLCDHLVVFFYLTDVYEGDGGLIILPGSHKSAFDRPEGFFYPGSRTPEGGYNPDYVSYDVPPGVLNVLPKAGDVVMISEMVTHGALSWKPRDRDRRFLTLRYMPQFVMPLNEFPDEIVERLLPETQELIATASYSQIKKIVQNEN, from the coding sequence ATGACGCCAGAGCAAAAGTATTTCTTCGATTTGACGGGATATTTGCACTTAGAGGGCGTGGTGACAGGAGATGCGTTGGCACAAGCGCAAGCAGCGGCTGATCGGTATATGCAAGTGTCGGATGAGGATTTGCCGCCAGGTTTTCACGTAAATCGCTTGCGAAATCATTTTATCTGGCACCTTTACGGTTTTGCGTTTGACCGCGTACTGGAGGCTTTGACGCAACATCCCAAAGTGTGGCCGATTGTGAAAGCGCTGATGAATGATCGCCCGCGTTTGACGAGTGGCAATTTGATGGTGAATAATCACACGCACGAATTTCATCCCCTGCATTCGGCGCGGGAGAGTCCCAGCAAAGGACCTGAAGCACCGTACTATCTGGCTCGGGACGGAAAATGCCTGTGCGATCATCTGGTGGTGTTTTTTTATTTGACAGATGTGTATGAAGGCGATGGTGGTTTGATTATTTTGCCGGGTTCACACAAGAGCGCGTTTGATCGGCCAGAGGGGTTTTTTTATCCGGGCAGCCGGACGCCCGAAGGTGGGTATAATCCGGATTATGTTTCCTATGATGTTCCGCCAGGGGTGTTAAACGTGCTTCCCAAAGCGGGCGATGTGGTGATGATTTCAGAGATGGTGACACACGGTGCGCTGAGTTGGAAGCCGAGGGATCGAGACCGAAGATTTTTGACACTGCGGTACATGCCGCAGTTTGTGATGCCGCTAAATGAATTTCCCGATGAAATTGTCGAGCGATTGTTGCCCGAGACACAGGAGTTGATTGCAACAGCATCCTATTCGCAGATTAAGAAAATCGTGCAAAATGAAAATTAA
- a CDS encoding carbon-nitrogen hydrolase family protein, producing the protein MSDLQLESIEPWAPHPTAAPLTERSGDTLAIAANGTRTCIGGWQIAYSGVEAGKIYEIVAQSQFQDVDTARDVLRCEAYWGHLDRDSGRRGEVLSWDYLLPEWNGDTVQFSRRLTAPEDAEHLTVRYTFRWSVVGSSEWQLPRVIATDVAESYKPVKICVATGRRTDRDRRFESIQDNVDLYLPLCREICEKEKPDLIVLPEIALQYGIKGSPLELAVPVPGPEAEPFADVARDYGVYVLLGVIERDGDAVHNTAVLFAPDGGVDGKYRKVHLAVGGEMDSGILPGDDFPVFDTDIGRIGCNICMDSSAAESSRMIGLNGADFLLLPIMGDHRAWHPEDHTWDPERFRGIMQTRALDNQLCMVVAVNRAEGSCIIDRTGHVLAWNDGSERFVTAEVNLVDGFSPKSRGCFRGINWMQRRPHTYRAFVDEKNAGTLKTEAY; encoded by the coding sequence ATGTCAGATTTACAGCTTGAGTCTATTGAACCCTGGGCGCCGCATCCGACCGCCGCGCCGTTGACAGAGCGCAGTGGGGATACGCTGGCAATTGCCGCAAATGGGACGCGCACCTGTATTGGCGGATGGCAGATCGCGTATTCGGGTGTGGAGGCCGGCAAGATATATGAGATCGTTGCCCAGTCGCAGTTTCAAGATGTGGATACGGCACGCGATGTGTTGCGCTGTGAGGCGTATTGGGGCCACCTGGATCGGGACAGTGGGCGGCGCGGCGAAGTTTTGTCCTGGGATTATCTCCTTCCCGAGTGGAACGGCGATACCGTGCAATTTTCGCGGCGTCTCACTGCTCCGGAAGATGCCGAACACTTGACTGTGCGCTATACGTTTCGCTGGTCGGTTGTGGGATCATCCGAATGGCAATTGCCCAGAGTGATCGCGACAGATGTGGCAGAATCATACAAACCCGTGAAAATTTGTGTCGCGACGGGACGGCGAACAGACCGCGACCGGCGGTTTGAGTCAATTCAGGACAATGTCGATCTTTATTTGCCTTTGTGCCGGGAGATATGTGAAAAAGAAAAACCCGATTTGATTGTGTTGCCCGAGATCGCATTGCAATACGGGATTAAAGGGAGTCCATTGGAACTGGCAGTGCCCGTGCCGGGACCCGAGGCGGAGCCGTTTGCGGATGTTGCGCGCGATTATGGCGTATATGTGCTGTTGGGTGTGATTGAACGAGATGGCGATGCCGTTCACAATACAGCCGTGTTGTTCGCGCCCGATGGCGGCGTGGATGGCAAATATCGCAAGGTGCATCTGGCGGTGGGTGGCGAGATGGATTCGGGTATTTTGCCGGGTGATGATTTTCCTGTATTTGATACGGATATTGGACGGATTGGGTGCAATATTTGTATGGATTCTTCGGCGGCTGAGTCGTCGCGGATGATCGGGTTAAATGGCGCGGACTTTTTGTTGTTGCCAATTATGGGCGATCACCGCGCGTGGCATCCAGAAGATCATACGTGGGATCCCGAACGCTTTCGCGGGATTATGCAGACTCGGGCGCTGGACAATCAGTTGTGTATGGTGGTGGCGGTAAATCGCGCGGAGGGCAGTTGTATTATTGATCGCACCGGGCATGTGCTGGCATGGAATGATGGCAGTGAGCGGTTTGTGACCGCAGAGGTGAATCTCGTGGATGGATTCAGTCCAAAGAGTCGCGGGTGCTTTCGCGGGATCAACTGGATGCAGCGACGACCACACACCTATCGCGCTTTTGTCGATGAAAAGAACGCGGGGACCTTGAAAACTGAGGCGTATTGA
- a CDS encoding BamA/TamA family outer membrane protein, whose protein sequence is MYKYLILLCLFATPALGQIGHEIEKIEVRGNEKTRVEIIRQVLPIKVGDNLHEGDIDRCRVILERLLLFRTAYVNVKPGAEKGKAILVVYVQEKRFGDLGMSLEYSELDGFGASANAHYANLRGEGKLVGVEYGLGERFKYWGFHYSDPLFLKTNQAFHIQVTGSSADRDIFRDRNPDIRGRYDLERIGFAMGFGQPSPLRAYHFVLKYAFEAIQIGDFQHPSIPTGGGIFANEIKATVGRETLSTLSFNLFKQPVSAIWRQGTDFNARLTLSSKLLGSVANYIKLRTELYRHQQVTAGHILSLGVKTGGIWGSPPFYERFYLDGNNQLRGIERRVIGPEGGTLFFAAEALYAIDLKTLGRVYAFAESGGVHRSVNSKSRRDADFAFGVGMLLFNRVDISFGISTGTLIVKSHRFAGVKIGL, encoded by the coding sequence ATGTACAAATATCTCATCCTGCTCTGCCTATTTGCCACCCCTGCCCTGGGACAAATTGGGCATGAAATAGAAAAGATTGAAGTGCGCGGCAATGAAAAAACCCGTGTTGAAATCATTCGCCAGGTCTTACCCATAAAAGTGGGGGATAACCTGCACGAAGGGGACATCGACCGCTGCCGCGTAATCCTCGAGCGATTGCTACTTTTCCGAACTGCATATGTCAATGTCAAGCCCGGTGCAGAAAAAGGCAAAGCCATTCTCGTGGTCTATGTACAGGAAAAGCGTTTCGGCGACCTGGGCATGAGCCTTGAATATTCCGAACTCGATGGCTTTGGCGCGTCCGCAAATGCGCATTATGCCAATCTGCGTGGCGAAGGGAAATTAGTCGGCGTAGAATACGGTTTGGGAGAACGCTTCAAATACTGGGGGTTTCACTACAGCGATCCGCTCTTTCTCAAAACCAATCAGGCATTTCACATTCAAGTAACGGGGTCTTCTGCAGACCGCGACATCTTTCGCGATCGAAACCCCGATATCAGGGGACGCTACGATCTCGAACGCATCGGATTTGCCATGGGTTTTGGTCAACCCTCTCCCCTGCGCGCCTACCATTTCGTCTTAAAATACGCTTTTGAAGCCATACAAATCGGCGACTTTCAACACCCTTCTATCCCCACGGGCGGTGGGATCTTCGCCAATGAAATTAAAGCTACCGTAGGGCGGGAAACCCTCTCCACACTTTCTTTTAACCTGTTCAAACAACCCGTGAGCGCAATCTGGAGACAAGGCACGGATTTTAATGCCCGACTCACACTATCATCCAAACTACTGGGATCAGTTGCAAATTATATCAAACTTCGCACGGAACTCTATCGGCACCAGCAAGTTACCGCAGGACACATCCTCTCACTCGGCGTCAAAACAGGGGGCATCTGGGGAAGTCCGCCCTTTTACGAACGCTTTTATCTCGATGGGAATAATCAACTCAGAGGTATAGAACGCCGCGTTATTGGGCCAGAAGGCGGCACCTTGTTTTTTGCGGCTGAAGCCCTCTATGCCATCGATCTCAAAACCCTGGGGCGGGTATATGCCTTTGCCGAAAGTGGCGGTGTACATCGCTCTGTAAATAGCAAAAGTCGGCGAGATGCCGACTTCGCCTTTGGCGTGGGCATGCTCCTCTTTAACCGCGTAGATATCAGCTTTGGAATCAGCACGGGAACACTCATCGTAAAATCACATCGCTTTGCCGGCGTCAAGATTGGTCTGTGA